Proteins from one Mytilus galloprovincialis chromosome 11, xbMytGall1.hap1.1, whole genome shotgun sequence genomic window:
- the LOC143052447 gene encoding uncharacterized protein LOC143052447: protein MFKHENLNPGNNENTYDKDGLETYEEYRNDESYHEDDDDSNSGGDVADQYSMEDDSNMSKLNLKYQCKFCSRRFGNRRYLEQHEASHTGEKKHICKYCNKGYSSQYSILAHMSRHHPEEGLSRYACDKCDKTFYYQFQLSRHAKTHLELKPFQCKLCSKSFSLSSRLKQHMGQHTGEGIFTCEFCQKTYGSNQALQSHLNTHTHTTEFKCEICNAIFYVRGNLTKHKSTHSEDRPWKCSICGKGFKQSSSMHTHLETHKPKSERKPKRVITKDFKCNICHKEYSCQSALLTHEKNHNGELYRCDECPKVFVQQIALDIHVRQHTGDMTHNCEVCGRGFGCHDYLRRHMRIHTGEKRYSCDVCAQSFTQSAARNRHKRIHTGEKPYKCEACDRAYVDKHSMLKHARIHLENVDLKTFKCEICEKGFTTKFGLNCHLKSVHEGTKDQKCEICGKTFALEGYLRIHMKSHNKENKTRKRKRSENDI from the coding sequence ATGTTCAAACATGAAAACCTGAACCCCGGAAATAATGAGAATACTTATGACAAAGACGGACTAGAAACGTACGAGGAATATCGAAACGATGAAAGTTACCATGAGGATGACGACGATAGTAATTCCGGAGGTGACGTCGCCGATCAGTATTCGATGGAAGATGACTCCAACATGTCAAAGTTAAACTTAAAGTATCAATGCAAATTTTGTTCACGACGATTTGGAAACAGACGTTATTTAGAACAACATGAAGCCTCGCACACTGGTGAAAAGAAGCATATCTGTAAATATTGCAATAAAGGGTATAGCTCACAATACAGTATTCTGGCACACATGAGTCGACACCATCCCGAGGAAGGACTATCTAGATATGCGTGTGATAAATGTGATAAGACATTTTATTATCAATTTCAGTTATCAAGACATGCTAAAACTCACCTTGAACTGAAACCTTTTCAGTGTAAACTTTGTTCAAAAAGCTTTAGTTTATCTTCAAGGTTAAAACAACACATGGGTCAACACACGGGTGAAGGCATTTTTACATGCGAATTTTGTCAAAAAACTTATGGAAGCAATCAAGCATTACAATCTCATTTAAATACTCATACGCATACCACTGAATTCAAATGCGAAATCTGCAATGCAATTTTCTATGTGCGTGGGAATCTGACGAAGCACAAATCAACTCATTCTGAAGATCGACCATGGAAGTGTTCAATATGCGGTAAAGGGTTTAAACAAAGTTCCAGCATGCATACACATTTAGAAACACATAAGCCAAAGTCAGAGAGAAAACCAAAAAGGGTTATAACAAAAGATTTCAAATGTAACATTTGTCATAAAGAATACTCTTGTCAGTCCGCTTTACTAACCCACGAGAAAAATCATAATGGCGAATTATACCGATGTGATGAGTGTCCGAAAGTGTTTGTACAACAGATTGCTTTAGATATCCACGTGAGACAGCACACTGGGGATATGACACATAATTGTGAAGTATGTGGGCGTGGCTTTGGTTGCCATGACTATTTGAGACGTCACATGAGAATTCACACTGGAGAGAAACGCTACAGTTGTGACGTATGTGCTCAATCTTTTACCCAATCAGCAGCAAGAAACAGACATAAACGGATACACACGGGTGAGAAGCCGTACAAGTGTGAAGCATGTGATCGTGCTTACGTCGACAAGCATTCTATGTTGAAACATGCCAGAATCCACTTGGAAAATGTAGATCTAAAAACGTTTAAATGTGAAATCTGCGAAAAAGGATTTACTACAAAATTTGGTTTGAATTGTCATTTGAAATCTGTTCACGAGGGGACTAAAGACCAGAAATGTGAAATTTGTGGAAAAACATTTGCACTAGAAGGTTATCTTCGTATTCACATGAAATCACACAACAAGGAAAACAAAACAAGGAAAAGGAAACGaagtgaaaatgatatttaa